The following are encoded together in the Brassica napus cultivar Da-Ae chromosome A9, Da-Ae, whole genome shotgun sequence genome:
- the LOC111213384 gene encoding dihydrolipoyllysine-residue acetyltransferase component 4 of pyruvate dehydrogenase complex, chloroplastic-like, whose translation MAASSSFLSTASLSNPKSTISFASSVSPAPIPSLRRVVFRSPSSRRRVMTIRSKIREIFMPALSSTMTEGKIVSWIKTEGEKLAKGESVVVVESDKADMDVETFYDGYLAAIVVGEGETAPVGAAIGLLAETEAEIEEAKNKAASKPSSSAVVPSPPPATSSPAPAIAQPSPAAAASDGPRKTVATPHAKKLAKQHKVDIGSVAGTGPFGRITASDVEAAAGLAPTVTPPPPPPPPPAAAPAPTAKATTTSSPPLLPDASIVPFTAMQSAVSKNMIESLSVPTFRVGYPVNTDALDALYEKVKPKGVTMTALLVKAAGMALAQHPVVNASCKDGKSFSYNSNINVAVAVAINGGLITPVLQDADKLDLYLLSQKWKELVGKARSKQLQPHEYNSGTFTLSNLGMFGVDRFDAILPPGQGAIMAVGASKPTLVADKDGFFSVKNKMLVNVTADHRIVYGADLAAFLQTFAKIVENPDSLTL comes from the exons ATGGcggcttcttcttcgtttttatcAACAGCTTCGCTATCCAATCCCAAATCCACCATTTCATTCGCTTCCTCCGTCTCCCCTGCTCCCATCCCTTCCCTCCGCCGCGTCGTTTTCCGCTCTCCGTCTTCTCGCCGCCGAGTAATGACGATCCGATCCAAGATTCGCGAGATTTTCATGCCGGCGCTATCCTCCACCATGACGGAAGGCAAAATCGTCTCCTGGATCAAAACCGAAGGCGAGAAACTCGCTAAAGGAGAGAGTGTCGTCGTTGTTGAGTCCGATAAGGCCGATATGGACGTGGAAACCTTCTACGACGGTTATCTCGCCGCGATCGTCGTCGGAGAAGGAGAAACAGCTCCGGTAGGCGCTGCAATCGGATTGCTGGCGGAGACTGAGGCTGAAATCGAAGAAGCTAAGAACAAAGCCGCCTCGAAACCTTCCTCCTCCGCCGTTGTTCCATCTCCTCCTCCAGCTACTTCATCCCCCGCTCCGGCGATCGCTCAGCCTTCTCCGGCGGCAGCGGCGTCAGATGGTCCGAGGAAAACCGTAGCGACGCCGCATGCTAAGAAGCTCGCGAAGCAGCACAAAGTGGATATCGGATCCGTTGCTGGAACTGGACCATTCGGTAGGATCACGGCTTCCGACGTGGAGGCGGCGGCTGGTTTAGCTCCCACCGTGACACCaccgcctcctcctcctcctcctcctgcagCTGCACCAGCACCAACAGCTAAAGCTACCACCACTAGCTCGCCTCCTCTATTGCCTGACGCCAGCATCGTCCCCTTCACAGCAATGCAATCAGCAGTATCCAAAAACATGATTGAGAGTCTCTCCGTTCCAACGTTCCGTGTTGGTTACCCAGTGAACACTGATGCACTCGACGCACTCTACGAGAAG gTGAAGCCAAAGGGTGTGACAATGACTGCTTTATTGGTTAAAGCTGCAGGGATGGCTCTTGCTCAGCATCCTGTGGTGAACGCTAGCTGCAAAGATGGGAAGAGTTTTAGTTACAATAGTAACATTAACGTTGCGGTTGCTGTTGCCATCAATGGCGGGTTGATTACGCCTGTTCTACAAGATGCTGATAAG TTGGATTTGTACTTGTTATCTCAAAAATGGAAAGAGCTGGTGGGGAAAGCTAGAAGCAAGCAATTGCAACCTCATGAATACAACTCTG GAACTTTCACTTTATCTAATCTCGGTATGTTTGGAGTGGATAGATTTGATGCTATTCTTCCTCCAGGACAG GGTGCTATAATGGCGGTTGGAGCTTCGAAACCAACTCTAGTTGCTGATAAGGATGGGTTCTTCAGTGTGAAAAACAAAATGCTG GTGAATGTGACAGCAGATCATCGTATTGTCTACGGAGCTGATTTGGCTGCTTTCCTTCAAACCTTTGCAAAGATCGTTGAGAATCCAGATAGCTTGACCTTGTAG
- the LOC106413887 gene encoding mitotic spindle checkpoint protein MAD2, with product MASKTAAAKDIITLHGSAAIVSEFFCYAANSILYNRAVYPEESFAKVKKYGLPMLLTQDESVKSFLSNLTSQISEWLEAGKLQRVVLVIMSKATGEVLERWNFRIETDSEVVEKGVSREKSDKEIMREIQAIMRQVASSITYLPCLDEPCVFDVLAYTDTDVAVPFTWVESDPKLIANPQMVKLHAFDTKIHKVDTLVSYKNDEWDEEE from the exons ATGGCTTCCAAAACAGCAGCTGCTAAAGACATCATCACACTGCACGGATCTGCCGCCATCGTCAGCGAGTTCTTCTGTTACGCTGCCAATAG TATACTGTACAATAGAGCAGTATACCCAGAGGAAAGCTTTGCGAAAGTGAAGAAGTATGGTCTTCCCATGTTGCTTACGCAAGACGAATCCGTCAAATCATTCTTGTCCAATCTCACTTCTCAGATCTCCG AGTGGCTCGAAGCTGGGAAGTTGCAGAGAGTggtgttggtgataatgagtaAAGCTACTGGTGAAGTCTTGGAGAGGTGGAACTTCCGTATTGAGACTGATTCTGAAGTTGTTGAGAAAGg TGTGTCGAGGGAGAAGAGTGATAAGGAGATCATGAGGGAGATCCAAGCTATCATGAGACAGGTTGCTTCCAGCATTACTTACTTGCCTTGTCTTGATGAACCTT GTGTGTTTGATGTATTGGCGTATACGGACACGGATGTAGCTGTTCCATTCACATGGGTCGAAAGCGATCCGAAGTTGATTGCTAATCCACAGATGGTTAAGCTACACGCTTTTGATACCAAG ATTCACAAAGTGGACACCCTCGTCTCATACAAGAACGACGAATGGGATGAAGAAGAGTAG
- the LOC106437960 gene encoding uncharacterized protein LOC106437960 isoform X1 yields the protein MQLLTEPFFYTTGPKRRINNYYRGPWPVKGLSREGTRMILVTSASVTYLRHSVHNLHTKSLQIRCQFRRSSQIPTVDLCNPRQTMDGFQIRTRDRSTLCLARRKAEAATVEAEDDPLQGILRYLLWTAEAVYILWLFLLPYAPGDPVWAISSETVNSLLGLSLNFFFILPLTNSVGIHVLEAPVLHTSVTLFNDLLKNVYIFCLKNKKKKQMAEGLFNFVIAWTLMFAPLLYTDRKRDRFKSSLDVLWGLMMFLTNTFLIPYMAIRLNDADPDDKPSKRSQLGEAMTKGASVVGLTGVTVCLISTLWSLYGRADGGFGGIMERWQYLTGYLGSERLAYAFIWDICLYTVFQPWLIGENLQNVKKSKVEIVSYLRFVPVLGLLAYLLFLNLDDED from the exons ATGCAGTTGTTGACCGAGCCATTTTTCTATACGACAGGTCCGAAACGGCGTATAAATAATTACTATCGTGGGCCTTGGCCCGTTAAAGGCCTGTCGAG GGAAGGGACGAGGATGATTCTGGTAACCTCAGCGTCGGTGACATACCTACGTCACTCCGTCCACAACCTTCACACAAAATCGTTACAAATCCGGTGCCAGTTTCGCCGGAGTAGCCAAATCCCCACCGTCGATCTATGCAATCCACGGCAGACAATGGACGGCTTCCAAATACGAACACGAGACAGATCCACTTTATGCTTGGCTCGCCGGAAAGCAGAGGCGGCAACTGTTGAGGCTGAAGATGATCCTCTCCAGGGCATCCTTCGGTATCTACTGTGGACAGCTGAAGCCGTGTACATACTATGGCTCTTCCTTCTTCCTTATGCTCCC GGCGATCCAGTTTGGGCAATTAGTTCAGAGACGGTGAACTCTCTCTTGGGACTTTCGTTGAACTTCTTCTTTATCTTGCCTCTCACAAACTCAG TTGGTATTCATGTCCTAGAAGCTCCTGTTCTTCATACTAGTGTTACTCTATTCAACGATCTGCTGAAAAATGTTTACATTTTctgtttgaaaaacaaaaaaaaaaaacagatggcTGAAGGGTTATTCAACTTTGTAATAGCTTGGACACTCATGTTTGCTCCATTGCTATACACAGACCGAAAGAGAGATCGATTCAAAAGCTCTCTTGACGTCTTATGGGGTCTCATGATGTTCCTCACAAACA CGTTTCTGATCCCATACATGGCCATACGGCTCAATGACGCTGACCCAGATGATAAACCGAGCAAAAGGTCTCAACTTGGCGAAGCAATGACCAAAGGTGCGTCGGTAGTTGGTCTCACCGGTGTTACGGTGTGTCTGATATCGACACTGTGGTCTCTTTACGGCCGAGCAGATGGAGGTTTCGGTGGAATAATGGAGAGATGGCAGTATCTGACTGGTTATTTGGGATCGGAGAGACTAGCTTACGCTTTTATATGGGATATATGTCTATACACAGTTTTTCAGCCATGGTTGATTGGAGAGAACCTTCAAAATGTGAAGAAGAGTAAGGTTGAGATAGTGAGTTATCTTAGGTTTGTTCCTGTTCTTGGTTTGCTTGCATATCTTCTGTTTCTCAATCTTGACGATGAAgattaa
- the LOC111200987 gene encoding protein NIM1-INTERACTING 2-like, which yields MSSEMKEERREEDNGKACGDEYRGKSSTEVVRTVTEEEVDEFFKILRRLHVATRTVARVNGGDAERELPSKKRKRIQSLGLRSSLDTNEVQDEESDGINRVGLRNLGLDLNCQPEPEAVKM from the coding sequence ATGAGCTCGGAGATGAAAGAGGAACGCCGCGAAGAAGATAACGGTAAAGCTTGTGGTGATGAGTACAGAGGGAAATCGTCAACAGAAGTTGTACGTACGGTGACGGAAGAAGAGGTGGATGAGTTTTTCAAGATATTACGGAGACTACACGTGGCGACACGGACCGTGGCGAGAGTTAACGGCGGTGACGCTGAACGTGAGTTACCTTCTAAGAAGAGGAAACGGATTCAGAGTCTTGGCCTGAGGAGCTCATTGGATACTAACGAAGTTCAAGATGAAGAATCAGATGGAATAAATCGGGTCGGGCTACGGAATTTGGGTTTGGATCTTAACTGTCAACCGGAACCCGAAGCAGTTAAAATGTAA
- the LOC106437960 gene encoding uncharacterized protein LOC106437960 isoform X2 produces the protein MKGRTLSLLLQVWEGTRMILVTSASVTYLRHSVHNLHTKSLQIRCQFRRSSQIPTVDLCNPRQTMDGFQIRTRDRSTLCLARRKAEAATVEAEDDPLQGILRYLLWTAEAVYILWLFLLPYAPGDPVWAISSETVNSLLGLSLNFFFILPLTNSVGIHVLEAPVLHTSVTLFNDLLKNVYIFCLKNKKKKQMAEGLFNFVIAWTLMFAPLLYTDRKRDRFKSSLDVLWGLMMFLTNTFLIPYMAIRLNDADPDDKPSKRSQLGEAMTKGASVVGLTGVTVCLISTLWSLYGRADGGFGGIMERWQYLTGYLGSERLAYAFIWDICLYTVFQPWLIGENLQNVKKSKVEIVSYLRFVPVLGLLAYLLFLNLDDED, from the exons atgaag GGCcgtactctctctctcctcctgcAAGTTTG GGAAGGGACGAGGATGATTCTGGTAACCTCAGCGTCGGTGACATACCTACGTCACTCCGTCCACAACCTTCACACAAAATCGTTACAAATCCGGTGCCAGTTTCGCCGGAGTAGCCAAATCCCCACCGTCGATCTATGCAATCCACGGCAGACAATGGACGGCTTCCAAATACGAACACGAGACAGATCCACTTTATGCTTGGCTCGCCGGAAAGCAGAGGCGGCAACTGTTGAGGCTGAAGATGATCCTCTCCAGGGCATCCTTCGGTATCTACTGTGGACAGCTGAAGCCGTGTACATACTATGGCTCTTCCTTCTTCCTTATGCTCCC GGCGATCCAGTTTGGGCAATTAGTTCAGAGACGGTGAACTCTCTCTTGGGACTTTCGTTGAACTTCTTCTTTATCTTGCCTCTCACAAACTCAG TTGGTATTCATGTCCTAGAAGCTCCTGTTCTTCATACTAGTGTTACTCTATTCAACGATCTGCTGAAAAATGTTTACATTTTctgtttgaaaaacaaaaaaaaaaaacagatggcTGAAGGGTTATTCAACTTTGTAATAGCTTGGACACTCATGTTTGCTCCATTGCTATACACAGACCGAAAGAGAGATCGATTCAAAAGCTCTCTTGACGTCTTATGGGGTCTCATGATGTTCCTCACAAACA CGTTTCTGATCCCATACATGGCCATACGGCTCAATGACGCTGACCCAGATGATAAACCGAGCAAAAGGTCTCAACTTGGCGAAGCAATGACCAAAGGTGCGTCGGTAGTTGGTCTCACCGGTGTTACGGTGTGTCTGATATCGACACTGTGGTCTCTTTACGGCCGAGCAGATGGAGGTTTCGGTGGAATAATGGAGAGATGGCAGTATCTGACTGGTTATTTGGGATCGGAGAGACTAGCTTACGCTTTTATATGGGATATATGTCTATACACAGTTTTTCAGCCATGGTTGATTGGAGAGAACCTTCAAAATGTGAAGAAGAGTAAGGTTGAGATAGTGAGTTATCTTAGGTTTGTTCCTGTTCTTGGTTTGCTTGCATATCTTCTGTTTCTCAATCTTGACGATGAAgattaa
- the LOC106437960 gene encoding uncharacterized protein LOC106437960 isoform X3 yields MQLLTEPFFYTTGPKRRINNYYRGPWPVKGLSREGTRMILVTSASVTYLRHSVHNLHTKSLQIRCQFRRSSQIPTVDLCNPRQTMDGFQIRTRDRSTLCLARRKAEAATVEAEDDPLQGILRYLLWTAEAVYILWLFLLPYAPGDPVWAISSETVNSLLGLSLNFFFILPLTNSEQLMAEGLFNFVIAWTLMFAPLLYTDRKRDRFKSSLDVLWGLMMFLTNTFLIPYMAIRLNDADPDDKPSKRSQLGEAMTKGASVVGLTGVTVCLISTLWSLYGRADGGFGGIMERWQYLTGYLGSERLAYAFIWDICLYTVFQPWLIGENLQNVKKSKVEIVSYLRFVPVLGLLAYLLFLNLDDED; encoded by the exons ATGCAGTTGTTGACCGAGCCATTTTTCTATACGACAGGTCCGAAACGGCGTATAAATAATTACTATCGTGGGCCTTGGCCCGTTAAAGGCCTGTCGAG GGAAGGGACGAGGATGATTCTGGTAACCTCAGCGTCGGTGACATACCTACGTCACTCCGTCCACAACCTTCACACAAAATCGTTACAAATCCGGTGCCAGTTTCGCCGGAGTAGCCAAATCCCCACCGTCGATCTATGCAATCCACGGCAGACAATGGACGGCTTCCAAATACGAACACGAGACAGATCCACTTTATGCTTGGCTCGCCGGAAAGCAGAGGCGGCAACTGTTGAGGCTGAAGATGATCCTCTCCAGGGCATCCTTCGGTATCTACTGTGGACAGCTGAAGCCGTGTACATACTATGGCTCTTCCTTCTTCCTTATGCTCCC GGCGATCCAGTTTGGGCAATTAGTTCAGAGACGGTGAACTCTCTCTTGGGACTTTCGTTGAACTTCTTCTTTATCTTGCCTCTCACAAACTCAG AACAGTTG atggcTGAAGGGTTATTCAACTTTGTAATAGCTTGGACACTCATGTTTGCTCCATTGCTATACACAGACCGAAAGAGAGATCGATTCAAAAGCTCTCTTGACGTCTTATGGGGTCTCATGATGTTCCTCACAAACA CGTTTCTGATCCCATACATGGCCATACGGCTCAATGACGCTGACCCAGATGATAAACCGAGCAAAAGGTCTCAACTTGGCGAAGCAATGACCAAAGGTGCGTCGGTAGTTGGTCTCACCGGTGTTACGGTGTGTCTGATATCGACACTGTGGTCTCTTTACGGCCGAGCAGATGGAGGTTTCGGTGGAATAATGGAGAGATGGCAGTATCTGACTGGTTATTTGGGATCGGAGAGACTAGCTTACGCTTTTATATGGGATATATGTCTATACACAGTTTTTCAGCCATGGTTGATTGGAGAGAACCTTCAAAATGTGAAGAAGAGTAAGGTTGAGATAGTGAGTTATCTTAGGTTTGTTCCTGTTCTTGGTTTGCTTGCATATCTTCTGTTTCTCAATCTTGACGATGAAgattaa
- the LOC106415661 gene encoding 50S ribosomal protein L15, chloroplastic → MAVPLSISSNSLLSRQCHRLSFPSSSFKGNVSVLGANPSQILSLNLHYNRRIGKQQQIARPLVVMNQTAAASSSPGAVSSERFRLDNLGPQPGSRKRAKRKGRGISAGQGASCGFGMRGQKSRSGPGIMRGFEGGQTALYRRLPKLRGIAGGMRAGLPKYVPVNLKDIETAGFEDGDEVSLETLKQKGLINPSGRERKLPLKILGTGELNVKLNFKARAFSTSAKEKLEASGCTLTVLPGRKKWVKPSVAKNQARADEYFAKKRAAAAEAAASEPAASA, encoded by the exons ATGGCTGTTCCTCTCTCTATCTCATCAAACTCTCTCCTCTCCCGCCAATGTCACCGTCTCTCCTtcccttcctcttcattcaAGGGCAATGTAAGCGTCTTAGGAGCAAACCCATCTCAGATCCTCTCTCTAAACCTCCACTACAATCGTAGAATTGGAAAACAACAGCAAATCGCGAGACCTCTCGTCGTGATGAACCAAACGGCTGCTGCTTCTTCTTCGCCGGGAGCAGTAAGTTCAGAGAGGTTTCGGCTCGATAACCTCGGACCCCAACCTGGTTCGAGAAAGAGGGCGAAGAGAAAAGGTAGAGGTATCTCCGCGGGGCAAGGAGCTAGCTGTGGGTTCGGTATGAGAGGTCAGAAGTCACGGTCTGGTCCTGGAATCATGAGAGGTTTCGAAGGAGGACAAACCGCTCTTTATCGCCGTCTTCCCAAACTTAGAGGAATCGCCGGAG GTATGCGTGCAGGATTACCTAAGTACGTACCAGTGAATCTCAAAGACATTGAAACAGCTGGGTTTGAAGATGGAGATGAAGTGTCACTAGAGACACTGAAGCAAAAGGGTTTGATCAATCCTTCAGGGAGGGAAAGGAAACTCCCTCTTAAG ATTCTGGGTACTGGAGAACTTAACGTGAAGCTCAATTTCAAAGCTCGTGCGTTCTCAACATCAGCAAAGGAGAAGCTTGAAGCTTCAGGTTGTACACTCACTGTGTTGCCCGGAAGAAAGAAATGGGTGAAGCCATCTGTTGCTAAGAACCAAGCACGAGCAGATGAATACTTTGCTAAGAAGAGAGCTGCTGCAGCTGAAGCAGCTGCTTCAGAACCTGCAGCTTCTGCTtaa